From Candidatus Hydrogenedentota bacterium, the proteins below share one genomic window:
- a CDS encoding PHP domain-containing protein, whose amino-acid sequence MRHFHPMALVCCAAALCALPGFAAELESPYTDPSAPWLRGNLHTHTTNSDGRQAPQAVVDEYAGMGYDFLMLSDHDQLTDPASVDPKGMVMIPGNEISAKGPHLLHVNAAAKIEPDRDRQKVLDAIAADRGFAVMNHPNWTKNYNHCDLAVLEQLNGYAGIEIFNGVILFLEGSECATDKWDRLLAQGKRVWGFATDDSHDNGHRGLGWVMVQTGDRTPDGIVDAMRRGSFYASTGVTFDEISVEGLTVRVRAANAQKLRVFGPLGRMLAMADGSEITHTVNPEKAGNYVRVEAYGSGSATAWTQPLFVKN is encoded by the coding sequence ATGCGGCATTTCCACCCCATGGCCCTCGTTTGCTGCGCGGCGGCGCTGTGCGCCCTGCCCGGCTTCGCCGCCGAACTGGAGTCCCCCTACACCGACCCGTCCGCGCCGTGGCTGCGCGGCAACCTCCACACCCACACGACCAACAGCGACGGGCGGCAGGCGCCGCAGGCGGTGGTGGACGAGTATGCGGGCATGGGCTATGACTTTCTGATGCTCAGCGACCACGACCAGCTGACAGACCCGGCCTCGGTGGACCCGAAGGGCATGGTGATGATCCCCGGAAACGAGATCTCGGCCAAGGGCCCGCACCTGCTCCATGTCAACGCCGCGGCGAAGATCGAGCCGGACCGCGACCGCCAGAAGGTGCTGGATGCCATCGCAGCGGACCGCGGCTTCGCCGTCATGAACCACCCGAACTGGACCAAGAACTACAACCACTGCGACCTCGCGGTGCTGGAGCAGCTCAACGGGTACGCGGGCATCGAGATTTTCAACGGGGTTATCCTGTTCCTGGAGGGCAGCGAGTGCGCCACGGACAAGTGGGACCGCCTGCTCGCCCAGGGAAAGCGCGTCTGGGGCTTCGCCACGGACGACAGCCATGACAACGGCCACCGGGGCCTGGGCTGGGTCATGGTGCAGACCGGCGACCGCACGCCGGACGGCATCGTGGACGCCATGCGGCGCGGCAGCTTCTACGCCAGCACGGGCGTCACCTTCGACGAGATTTCCGTGGAGGGGCTGACCGTGCGCGTGCGCGCGGCGAACGCGCAGAAGCTGCGCGTCTTCGGCCCCCTCGGCCGCATGCTCGCCATGGCGGACGGCTCCGAGATCACCCACACCGTCAACCCGGAAAAGGCCGGGAACTACGTCCGCGTGGAGGCCTACGGTTCGGGTTCCGCCACTGCCTGGACGCAGCCGCTGTTTGTGAAGAACTGA
- a CDS encoding exo-alpha-sialidase: MSRFVCLAAVAACLFMPALSAQDAAPFTAELVSCAKIWNEAPHSAFTGLIHRGGEWFCVFREGRGHVSPDGALRVITSKDGESWTAAARITSDTADLRDAQITETPDGRLMLTGAAAWHTPKPATHMTMAYFSKDGREWTPGVEIGEPDYWLWRVTWHKGTAYGVGYVTTKGARGTRLYKSADGITFETLVPDLVTDGEANESSIQFLADDTAVCLLRRDAGGNGLVGTARPPYTEWAWKDLGQRIGGPHFIEVPEFGFVAAVRLYEPAARTALCSLDPATGVFHEILALPSGGDTSYPGLVWKDGLLWVSYYSSHEDKTSIYLAKVSLKK; encoded by the coding sequence ATGTCCCGGTTCGTCTGTCTCGCCGCCGTTGCGGCCTGCCTGTTCATGCCCGCCCTCTCCGCGCAGGACGCCGCCCCGTTCACGGCGGAGCTGGTCTCGTGCGCCAAGATATGGAACGAGGCGCCGCACAGCGCCTTCACGGGGCTGATCCACCGCGGCGGCGAGTGGTTCTGCGTCTTCCGCGAGGGCCGGGGCCATGTGTCGCCCGACGGCGCGCTGCGGGTGATCACCTCGAAGGACGGGGAGTCCTGGACCGCCGCCGCCCGGATCACCTCGGACACGGCGGACCTGCGCGACGCGCAGATCACCGAGACGCCCGACGGCCGCCTGATGCTCACCGGCGCGGCGGCGTGGCACACGCCCAAGCCCGCCACCCACATGACCATGGCCTACTTCTCCAAAGACGGCCGCGAATGGACGCCCGGCGTCGAGATCGGCGAGCCGGACTACTGGCTCTGGCGCGTCACCTGGCACAAGGGCACGGCCTACGGTGTCGGCTACGTCACCACGAAGGGCGCGAGAGGCACGCGGCTCTACAAGAGCGCGGACGGCATTACCTTTGAGACCCTGGTCCCCGATCTGGTGACGGACGGCGAGGCCAACGAGTCGTCCATCCAGTTTCTGGCCGACGACACCGCGGTCTGCCTGCTCCGGCGCGATGCGGGCGGCAACGGCCTCGTGGGCACCGCGCGCCCACCGTACACCGAATGGGCCTGGAAGGACCTGGGGCAGCGCATCGGCGGCCCGCATTTCATCGAGGTGCCCGAATTCGGGTTTGTCGCCGCCGTGCGTCTCTATGAGCCCGCCGCGCGCACCGCGCTCTGCTCTCTTGATCCGGCCACCGGCGTGTTCCATGAAATCCTCGCGCTGCCCTCCGGCGGAGACACCAGCTACCCCGGCCTCGTCTGGAAGGACGGACTGCTCTGGGTGAGCTACTACTCCAGCCACGAGGACAAGACCAGCATCTACCTCGCAAAGGTAAGCCTGAAAAAGTAA
- a CDS encoding Fic family protein encodes MECVALLAAHGCRRTEKCETEVREWFPPQYDPGPTWTAHLGFALKHEGVHLEVLAALFARVSEDELTAWIAASPTGRYTRLAWFLHEWLTEDRLPLPDLTQGNYVPALDPEKHLCLGAGKADRVRRQRILNNLPGTPAYCPLVRRTAVLAEFIAARPGEAARRQMAAYPPGVLYRAAQYLYLKETKSSYAIERLRPDARRTSRFVELLRRAGRGDCFSEAALAGLQREMVEERYGAEGFRDFQNFIGESLGPERELVHYVPPRPEDLRELMGGWEAVCRRMPAGGTHPVVAATVAGFGFVFLHPFEDGNGRLHRYLIHHLLTAGGFTPPGIVFPVSAVLQKNPARYDALLERYARRVMGRVKWRFTRAGALEVTGDTAACYRYPDMTGIAEGMCGVVRDTLTAEFGAELAYLAAFDAARAEMRAVVEMPENRLDLFIRLCLQGGGSLSARKRAQFPELTDGECAELEAIVAEAAGQAGKAE; translated from the coding sequence ATGGAATGCGTCGCATTGCTTGCCGCGCACGGGTGCCGCCGCACGGAGAAGTGCGAAACGGAAGTGCGGGAGTGGTTTCCCCCGCAATATGATCCGGGGCCGACTTGGACTGCTCACCTGGGCTTCGCCCTGAAACATGAGGGGGTTCACCTGGAGGTGCTGGCCGCCCTCTTTGCCCGCGTTTCGGAGGATGAGCTGACGGCCTGGATCGCGGCATCGCCCACGGGGCGCTACACCCGGCTGGCCTGGTTCCTGCACGAATGGCTGACGGAAGACCGCCTTCCGCTGCCGGACCTGACGCAGGGCAACTATGTTCCCGCGCTGGACCCCGAAAAGCACCTGTGCCTGGGTGCGGGAAAAGCGGACCGGGTGCGCAGGCAGCGCATCCTCAACAATCTCCCCGGCACGCCCGCCTACTGTCCGCTGGTGCGGCGAACGGCGGTGCTGGCGGAATTCATCGCCGCGCGGCCGGGGGAGGCGGCGCGCCGCCAGATGGCGGCCTACCCGCCGGGGGTGCTGTACCGGGCGGCGCAGTACCTCTATCTCAAGGAGACCAAGTCCTCCTACGCCATCGAGCGGCTGCGGCCGGACGCCCGGCGCACCTCGCGGTTTGTTGAACTGCTCCGCCGGGCGGGCAGGGGGGATTGCTTCTCCGAGGCCGCCCTGGCCGGGCTGCAGCGGGAGATGGTGGAGGAGCGGTACGGCGCGGAGGGCTTCCGGGATTTCCAGAACTTCATCGGGGAGAGTCTGGGGCCGGAGAGGGAATTGGTCCATTATGTGCCGCCCAGGCCGGAGGACCTGCGGGAACTGATGGGGGGGTGGGAGGCGGTGTGCCGCCGGATGCCTGCAGGGGGGACGCACCCGGTGGTTGCCGCGACGGTGGCCGGGTTCGGTTTTGTCTTTCTCCATCCCTTCGAGGACGGCAACGGCCGGCTTCACCGCTATCTGATACACCATCTGCTGACGGCGGGCGGGTTTACCCCGCCGGGAATTGTGTTTCCCGTGTCGGCGGTGCTTCAGAAGAACCCCGCCCGCTATGACGCCCTGCTGGAACGGTACGCGCGCAGGGTGATGGGGCGCGTGAAATGGCGGTTTACCCGCGCCGGCGCGCTGGAGGTGACGGGGGACACGGCGGCCTGTTACCGTTACCCCGACATGACGGGGATCGCCGAGGGCATGTGCGGCGTGGTGCGGGACACGCTGACCGCCGAATTCGGCGCGGAACTGGCCTATCTGGCCGCGTTCGACGCCGCCCGCGCGGAGATGCGCGCCGTGGTCGAGATGCCCGAGAACCGCCTGGACCTGTTCATCCGTCTCTGCCTCCAGGGGGGCGGCAGCCTCTCCGCGCGGAAGCGGGCGCAGTTTCCGGAACTGACGGACGGGGAATGCGCGGAGTTGGAGGCCATTGTGGCGGAGGCCGCCGGACAGGCGGGAAAGGCGGAGTGA